From the genome of Mucilaginibacter paludis DSM 18603:
TATCATGGAGAATAATTGAAGAAGGCTTCATGAAAAACCAATCATTTTTCTCTGACCTAAAACTGCGTGCAAGCTACGGTGTAACAGGTAACTCAGCGGGTATTGGCGCCTACACTGCCAAACTGGTTTATGGTATTACAGGTACTTATTATAACAACGGCGTTCAGGCAGCAGCATATGGCCCAACACAGGGCTCAAATCCTGATTTACGTTGGGAAAAAACGGCCACAACCAACATCGGCCTTGATTTTGGTATAATAAAGGGCAAAGTGTTGGGTACAATAGATGTTTATAACAAAAACACCAGCGATATGCTATTTGGTTACACTGTACCTTCGTCATTGGTTCCGGGTGGTTATATCTATGCCAATGGTGGAGGCATCAACAATAAAGGTATCGAGCTTGGTTTAAATGTTAACGCCATATCAAAAAAGGATTTTACCTGGACATCGTCGCTAAACATGGCTTATAATAAAAACAAGATCACCAGCCTGCAAGGTGCTTACGGCAATAGCGATTTAACGCTATATACCGATCCTGAAGGCGCGGGCCAAACCAACGCTACTTTGCAGGTATTAAAGGTAGGGCAACCTATCGGTGAGTTTTACAGCTATAAATATGCCGGCAAAGATGCCAACGGTATCTCGCTTTTCTACAAAGCTGACGGTACCACTACTACACAACCATCACAAAAAACCGATTATTTTTAGGCAACGATATTGATAACGAACCTAAGTAAGTTTAGATTTTTGAAGTTAAATAATTATTTCCGTATCTTTAAGATATGGCTACTTCTACTTGTGTAAAATGCAATAATACTTCCTTTGAGCATAAGATCACTAACGTCGGTGGAAAGCCTTTTGTATTTATTCAATGCTCTAAATGTGGTGGAGTGATTGGAGTTTTAAATAATTATGACTTACAATCAAACATACAAGAAGTGAAATCAAAATTAGATAATCTCACTCCTTAAATAATCTATTGTCTTCTGACTCTTTTTCAGAAAATACAAATTCACAAAACAATTCAGCTAATTCTATTAAGGTCTTATCGCCTTTAGTTTTTTCATAATTTCTTTCAGCCATTTTCAAACACTCAAATCTAATTTCTTTTTCAGTCATTTTTATAGTTTTTCAATTATTAACTCTGATACTTTTCAGTTTATAAAAACCCATAGTTATCTCAACTATGAAAAATATGAAAATTACTCCTCAAACCATTTTAGCTTCTCAACCAGATATCCATTTAGCAATGAAAGAATTTGCAGGTATCAAAATTATAGAGGCTATGGAAGTTTTAATTAAAAATTTACCTCAAGACCGAAAAGACCAATTAATGCTTAAAATTGATGATATTATCGATGAAGTGTGTGTGTTAGGTGATGAGCTTTTAAAGCCATAAATTGCAAAACTTTTTTAGAAAAGAGAACCATTATTAAAAATACTAAGGTTAATATTTCTAAAAAAGTTCATGAAAAATCAAGAAAAAGGAATCCACGCATTTTTTACTAAATTTTCTACAGATGAAAAATGTAGAGCATATTTAGAACATCAAAGATGGGGCAATATAGTTCATTGTCCTTTTTGTTTTAAACCCGATAAAATCTATAAGTTTAGAAACAATAAGACGTATAAATGCGGCTTATGTAAATTAAACTTCTCTGTAGTTAAGGGAACTATTTTTGAGCGCTCTCATATCCCCCTTACAAAATGGTTTATTGCCATTTACTTATTCGCTTCTCATAAGAAAGGAATTTCTTCTCATCAAATAGCTAAAGATATTGATATAACTCAAGCTAATGCCTGGTTTATGCTTCAAAGAATACGTTATGCTATGAACCATTGCGAAGATTTTCGAAAAGTAATGAGCGGAGTTATTGAAGTTGATGAAACTTATATTGGAGGTAAAAATAAAAACCGCCATTGGGATAAAAAAGTTCCAAATTCTCAAGGTCGATCATTAGCCGATAAATCTGTCGTATTCGGCATTCTAACACGTGGAGGTGGTATCCTCACCTATAATCCCAAGCAATTACCTAAAGTTGGCTTACAAGCTCTAATTAGGTCACGAGTAGCACCTGGTTCAATCGTTAATACAGACGAATTTTTAGTTTATAAAGGTCTACATAACTATTTTGAACACGGGGTAGTTCAACACGGTAAATCTCAATATTGTATTGGCGATTACCATACTAATTCCATTGAAGGCTTTTGGAGTTGGGTTAAAAGAAGCATTTTCGGTATTTACCATAATGTAAGTAAAAAGCACTTGATGCGATACTGTCGAGAAATAAGTTTTCGATATAATCAAAGATCAAAAGGCAACGAAGAAATATTTGACGATAATTTGCTTCTATGTTTTGATTGTCGATTGATGTATAAAGAATTAATTGCTTCTCCTAAACGTTTGCAATAAACCTATTAATTGTAGAACTTTATAACCATAAAGTGAATGCTTATGGTTAGATAAAGTATATTAAAAATATTGCTCCAATAATATTGCTGTTCTAAATTACCACAAATGAACCCTACGCAATGTAACGATTACGGATGCGCCCAAATAGGCGTAGCTGGGTCTTTGCGTAGGGTAGGCTGTGGTAAGCCTTGAACAGCGTAAGATTTTCAGTTACGCCTTATTTATTTACAAATAGTTCAAAATTACCACAATGGAACAAACCAAATCAGAACGTTATCTTGAGTTGATAACGAAGTTCAAAACTCATGTTTTTAAAGATCCACGTCTTAAAAATCCTCATCATATCGAAGGTTTTAATTTTGATGTAATAAACCCTTGGGAGTTATGGCATAATAATCTCGATGCTAAAATCCTCTTCATCGGTCAAGATTTTAGCGATACAACTTCTTTAGAACACAATCTCAAAAACAATTGGAAGAAAGAAAAAAGTAGTTCAACCAATAACAATCTTATCGACTTATTTAGCATTTTAGGTTATGGTTATAACTTCGATAAAGTGGATTATAATAATCAAATCAAATACCCCATCTTTTTTACGAACGCCATATTGGGTATAAAAGTTACCGATAATCAAAATATGAGTTTACCTGTAAAAGATGAATGGTGGAAAGAAACTTGTAGGGAGTACTTAAAAGCACTTATCGATATAATCCAACCAAAACACATTATAGCCATGAGTATGGTAGCTTATAAAGCAATTGGTTCAATATATAATTTAAAGCTTGAAAAATCAGTTTACGAAGCTATTGCTAATAATGGAAAACGTAAATTACCTAATGGTTCTGATTTATTTATTGTAAGTCATTGTTCTCCTAATGGTCTAATGAAACGCTCAATAGAAACTCAAGCTCAAGATTGGTTAAGACTACGAAACTATATGGAAGGGGTACTTGAAGAATCCGAGTCATTAATAAGTTCCAATAATTGAATTGGACCAATTGATTCACCATTAAAAACGGAATGATCTTCGGTAACCGGAACGATAGTTAAATAACCTGTAGGATATTTGTTTTGAAGCTCTATAATTAGCCTGTTGATTTCATTTTCTAAAGCTTTCACTTCGTTTTTAATTTCCTGATTCATTTCCATACCACTGTTAACTCTGATTAATTGCTTTACTATTAAAAGCCATACTTTATGGAAGAACAAATAGAACAAAATAAACCGTTTAAAATAAAACTAAATTATACGGTTCTAATTTTTATTATAGCTTTATTATTGGGGATCACACTCCCATTTCATTACGTGCCTTATGAATTCATAGTATTTCCTAAAGAAAATCTTACTATGAAAAATACATTTATTTTCGAGAGCGAAATAGATACATTTATAAGTCGGTATAATAAAGCAAATGCAAACCAACAACGCTTAATGAGACTTGATCCAATAGTTCAAAAATTATTTGAAAAGAAACTTATCGTTGATAGCACTAATTTTGAAAAGTAACAATATAGCCAACGTCCTTATTTGTAAAAATAAAAATCGTTGGCTATATTTGTTTTGCAAATTTTAAGAAATTCGACCGTGGCTACTCTGATGCCTCGATGGTCAAAAGTATTAAAAAACTATTCTTACGAAATTCGACCGCAGTTCTCAGCAACTCCGATAGTCAAAAGTAATAAGATCAAAAGGGAATGGAGGCTTCGATCTTTATTCCCTTTTTGCTATTTATAATAACTGTGATTTAAAATTGAATTTTTATAAACCAAAATACTACAATTACTCATTTTTAAATAAACACATTACGAAAATAATGATCAAGGAAAATAATACTTTATCACTAAAGTAAAAAACGCGGAGACCAATGCTGCTATTATAAGCTTAAAGAACCAACTATTTATATATGCAGGGATTGCTTTATATAATGAATAATACCAAGGGGATTTTTCAAATTTTAACTGTATCGGCTGATTATTTTCTTTAAGCTGCTTTTCATTTTCAACTATAGAATTGTAACCACTCAAAGAAATTTGAATATGGTCAGGATTTCTATCAGGTAGGAATCTTTTAATCCATATCTTTTTGTTTGGATCTTCTTTTTTACTCATAAAAATGTTAATAATTATAAAATTAAACTAATAAATGTATACGACTTCATTTAAAATCACATATTCAAAGATAAAATTAGCTACTAATATATTTAGTATATAGTTTTCCACATTTTTAGATATGCTAAATACATTACTAATATTCTAATTTTCAAGGCTCTTTATCAGAGTTAATAGACTTATGAAAAGTCACGAATTAGCTATGAAGCTTTTAGAAATGGAAAATGTTGAAGTATTGATACCTGTAATGAATATCTTAGAAAATAGACTTGAGTCGGTGGAATATTTACTTTTATTAGAAGAAGGGAATAAAATTGAAGATCAAAAATTTATATCATTAAAAGGCAACTCTTATAGAGAGCATTTAAAGAAGAGCTATTACCTTTAGATAAAATGGAATTTTAAAAAGAATTATAATTTCAAATTTTTAAATTTATCTCTTAATTCATAATATTTACCTTGCAATTCTATTGGGAGGTAGTCTATTGAACCAGCTTTAATACCTATTGTTAAAAATGGATATTCAATATAATCGATACGCTTATCCCAATAGTCATGAAATTCTTTTGGTGCTTCTTTAATAAGCTCAAGAAATTGGATTTGAAACTTTGTAAATTGTTCCTTTATTAACTCTTTATTCTCCATACACCTAAAGATAAAGAATTTTTTACTCTAACTTACTTAGGTTCGTTATCAATATCGTTGCCTATTTTTATTTAGGCAGCCCGCAACCATCCATACTGATGGGCTGGAGCAATACTTTTACTTATAAACGCTTTGATTTAAGCTTCTTCTTCAGGGGCACTTTTGGCAATAAGATATTCAATGCCACCCGGGCAGACCTATCCAACGTTTCGGCAGCCACTGTAAACAACATACTGGTAACTGCCGCGAACGATAAAATCACCGACATTAGAAACTCGTATTACTCTGACAGGTATGTTGAAGATGGTTCGTATGTACGTTTAGACAACACCACATTAGGCTATAACCTTAAAAACCCTTTTAAAAATGTAAGTAACGTGAGGTTATACTTTACTGCAAATAACGTATTTACGATAACAGGATATAAAGGCATCGACCCCGAAATTAACCAGGGTGGCGTTTC
Proteins encoded in this window:
- a CDS encoding IS1595 family transposase, producing MKNQEKGIHAFFTKFSTDEKCRAYLEHQRWGNIVHCPFCFKPDKIYKFRNNKTYKCGLCKLNFSVVKGTIFERSHIPLTKWFIAIYLFASHKKGISSHQIAKDIDITQANAWFMLQRIRYAMNHCEDFRKVMSGVIEVDETYIGGKNKNRHWDKKVPNSQGRSLADKSVVFGILTRGGGILTYNPKQLPKVGLQALIRSRVAPGSIVNTDEFLVYKGLHNYFEHGVVQHGKSQYCIGDYHTNSIEGFWSWVKRSIFGIYHNVSKKHLMRYCREISFRYNQRSKGNEEIFDDNLLLCFDCRLMYKELIASPKRLQ
- a CDS encoding uracil-DNA glycosylase family protein; translation: MEQTKSERYLELITKFKTHVFKDPRLKNPHHIEGFNFDVINPWELWHNNLDAKILFIGQDFSDTTSLEHNLKNNWKKEKSSSTNNNLIDLFSILGYGYNFDKVDYNNQIKYPIFFTNAILGIKVTDNQNMSLPVKDEWWKETCREYLKALIDIIQPKHIIAMSMVAYKAIGSIYNLKLEKSVYEAIANNGKRKLPNGSDLFIVSHCSPNGLMKRSIETQAQDWLRLRNYMEGVLEESESLISSNN